A region of Candidatus Limnocylindria bacterium DNA encodes the following proteins:
- the prmA gene encoding 50S ribosomal protein L11 methyltransferase, with protein MTPPIRWLEIAVPAHAEAVEAVSEILSRVGYNGIAVEVPLERGRGADHTVKAYLIEDADVFAKVSDVRDALGHLQAFGLGPIGELTARLVDDNDWLESWKAEFVPIRIGAFVVRPTWSEASGDAVELVLDPGMAFGTGLHPTTQQCLEALSTLALEGKSVLDVGTGSGILAIAAAKRGASPVVAVDTDTLAVDAARENAVGNGIAIPVGVGSAADVPGRFEVVIANIVAPVLQRIAPHLAARLTSGGTLLLAGISAPSEAATREAFSHVRLEVLDRNERDDWVALALRR; from the coding sequence ATGACGCCGCCGATCCGCTGGCTCGAGATCGCCGTTCCCGCGCACGCCGAAGCCGTCGAAGCGGTGAGCGAGATCCTGTCGCGCGTCGGGTACAACGGCATCGCGGTCGAAGTCCCGCTCGAGCGGGGACGCGGCGCCGACCACACGGTGAAGGCGTACCTCATCGAGGACGCCGACGTTTTCGCGAAGGTGTCGGACGTGCGTGACGCGCTCGGCCACCTTCAGGCGTTCGGCCTCGGCCCGATCGGCGAGCTCACCGCGCGGCTCGTCGACGACAATGACTGGCTCGAGAGCTGGAAGGCGGAGTTCGTGCCGATCCGCATCGGTGCCTTCGTCGTCCGGCCGACGTGGTCCGAGGCCTCTGGTGACGCGGTCGAGCTCGTCCTCGATCCCGGAATGGCGTTCGGCACTGGTCTGCATCCGACGACGCAGCAGTGCCTCGAAGCGCTTTCCACGTTGGCACTCGAGGGCAAGAGCGTTCTCGATGTCGGTACCGGCTCGGGGATCCTCGCGATCGCCGCGGCGAAGCGCGGCGCGTCTCCCGTCGTCGCCGTCGATACGGACACGCTCGCGGTGGACGCGGCGCGTGAGAACGCGGTCGGCAACGGCATCGCGATCCCGGTCGGGGTCGGAAGCGCCGCAGACGTGCCTGGTCGTTTCGAGGTCGTCATCGCGAACATCGTCGCGCCGGTGCTTCAGCGCATCGCGCCGCACCTCGCGGCGCGACTCACGAGTGGCGGCACGCTCCTTCTCGCCGGCATCAGCGCGCCGTCGGAGGCCGCGACGCGCGAGGCGTTCTCGCACGTGCGCCTCGAAGTCCTCGATCGCAACGAGCGCGACGACTGGGTCGCGCTCGCGCTGCGTCGCTAG